A window of the Gemmatirosa kalamazoonensis genome harbors these coding sequences:
- a CDS encoding M20/M25/M40 family metallo-hydrolase — MHAHIARLPRRAGRTAALAGSLAALAWTGAPLRAQAPVTKDAPAARVERVDSAAVARIEDEGFNRSQVMDVASWLTDVYGPRLTGGPTIRQAADWAMKTMTGWGLSNVHLEPWGPFGRGWSNERFSLQVLEPQKWEAIAYPSAWTPGTSGAVTGQAILVQADSEADLAKYRGQLRGKFVLVGAPRDVPARFTPQGSRRTDADLAEMAAAPMPQPSAQRRGAFDPSQMTPEQRLRFQRQQLVPRLIRAAAEEGAAAVLLQGQGDDGTVFVSSTGGSRDTAPNAPLVPTAVLAAEHYGRIARTLAKGVPVTLELNAQNRWYDADRNAFNVVAEIPGTDRRLKDEVVMVGAHFDSWHAGTGATDNAAGSAIMMEALRILKASGVPLRRTVRIGLWTGEEEGLLGSRAYVRQHFGDTATHSPEHAKFDVYFNVDNGTGKIRGVYLQGNDAIAPLFDAWMSPFKSRGMKTLTLANTGGTDHLSFDAVGLPGFQFIQDEVEYGTRTHHSNMDLYERLQPDDMKWNAVVVASFVMQAANRDAQVPRKGSTPARSNQ; from the coding sequence CCGCGCGCGTCGAGCGCGTCGATTCGGCGGCCGTGGCGCGCATCGAGGACGAGGGGTTCAACCGGTCGCAGGTGATGGACGTGGCGAGCTGGCTGACCGACGTCTACGGCCCCCGGCTGACCGGCGGGCCGACGATCCGACAGGCGGCCGACTGGGCGATGAAGACCATGACCGGCTGGGGGCTGTCGAACGTGCACCTCGAGCCGTGGGGGCCGTTCGGGCGCGGCTGGTCGAACGAGCGGTTCTCGCTGCAGGTGCTCGAGCCGCAGAAGTGGGAGGCGATCGCGTACCCGAGCGCGTGGACGCCCGGAACGAGCGGCGCGGTGACCGGGCAGGCGATCCTCGTGCAGGCGGACAGCGAGGCGGACCTCGCGAAGTATCGCGGGCAGCTGCGCGGGAAGTTCGTCCTGGTCGGGGCGCCGCGCGACGTGCCGGCGCGGTTCACGCCGCAGGGGTCGCGTCGCACCGACGCGGATCTCGCGGAGATGGCCGCAGCGCCGATGCCGCAGCCCAGCGCCCAGCGGCGCGGCGCGTTCGATCCATCGCAGATGACTCCCGAGCAGCGCCTGCGCTTCCAGCGGCAGCAGCTCGTGCCGCGGCTGATCCGCGCGGCGGCCGAGGAGGGGGCCGCGGCGGTGCTGCTGCAGGGGCAGGGGGACGACGGCACGGTGTTCGTGTCGAGCACCGGCGGGTCGCGCGACACGGCGCCCAACGCGCCGCTCGTGCCGACGGCGGTGCTCGCCGCGGAGCACTACGGCCGCATCGCGCGGACGCTGGCGAAGGGCGTACCGGTGACGCTCGAGCTGAACGCGCAGAACCGGTGGTACGACGCCGACCGCAACGCGTTCAACGTGGTGGCCGAGATCCCGGGTACCGACCGTCGTCTGAAGGACGAGGTGGTGATGGTGGGCGCGCACTTCGACTCGTGGCACGCCGGCACGGGCGCGACGGACAACGCGGCGGGGAGCGCGATCATGATGGAGGCGCTGCGCATCCTGAAGGCGTCGGGCGTGCCGCTGCGTCGCACGGTGCGCATCGGCCTGTGGACGGGCGAGGAGGAGGGACTGTTAGGCTCCCGCGCCTACGTCCGGCAGCACTTCGGCGACACGGCGACGCACTCGCCGGAGCACGCGAAGTTCGACGTGTACTTCAACGTCGACAACGGCACGGGCAAGATCCGCGGCGTGTACCTGCAGGGGAACGACGCGATCGCGCCGCTGTTCGACGCGTGGATGTCGCCGTTCAAGAGCCGCGGCATGAAGACGCTGACGCTCGCGAACACGGGCGGCACCGATCACCTCTCGTTCGACGCGGTGGGGCTGCCGGGCTTCCAGTTCATCCAGGACGAGGTGGAGTACGGCACGCGCACGCACCACTCGAACATGGATCTCTACGAGCGGCTGCAGCCGGACGACATGAAGTGGAACGCGGTGGTGGTCGCGTCGTTCGTCATGCAGGCGGCGAACCGGGACGCGCAGGTGCCGAGGAAGGGCTCCACGCCGGCGCGCTCGAACCAGTGA
- a CDS encoding DUF2911 domain-containing protein, translating to MRLALLPALALVAGPLAAQQRVSKDASAAGGAFVVRLGSDTVAVERYARIGNRVEGDVVNRAPTVRVTHYVVELDPAGRVTRAQFASRRPDGSLVPNTAKSATISFRGDSAYSEILTAADTTVRLAARVPAGTVPGLANSYAMQELALMQLRASRAPSGSLSQYSAGAQGVNPLKVTIAGNRATLDYFGDPIVMTTDAAGRLLAVDGTASTNKIVVERVATVDVPTLATAFAARGNMGQTSPRDTVRAAAAGAQLWIDYGRPSVRGRTVWGGLLVPYNAVWRTGANAATQLSTSADLMIGGATVPAGKYTLWTYAAPDGYQLVVNKQTGQWGTEYKADQDLVRIPLTAAPLASPVEQFTFAIDPTPDGGTIRMLWGDKQLSVPFVVKK from the coding sequence ATGCGACTCGCTCTCCTCCCCGCCCTCGCACTCGTCGCCGGGCCGCTCGCCGCGCAGCAGCGCGTCTCCAAGGACGCTTCCGCCGCCGGCGGCGCGTTCGTCGTGCGCCTCGGATCCGACACCGTCGCCGTCGAGCGCTACGCGCGCATCGGCAACCGCGTCGAAGGCGACGTCGTGAACCGCGCGCCCACCGTGCGCGTCACGCACTACGTCGTCGAGCTCGACCCCGCGGGACGTGTGACGCGCGCGCAGTTCGCGTCGCGCCGCCCCGACGGCTCGCTGGTGCCTAACACCGCGAAGTCGGCGACGATCTCGTTCCGCGGCGACTCCGCGTACAGCGAGATCCTCACCGCCGCCGACACCACCGTGCGCCTCGCCGCGCGCGTGCCGGCGGGGACCGTGCCGGGGCTCGCGAACTCGTACGCGATGCAGGAGCTCGCGCTGATGCAGCTCCGCGCGTCGCGCGCGCCGAGCGGATCGCTCTCGCAGTACTCCGCCGGCGCGCAGGGCGTGAACCCGCTGAAGGTCACGATCGCCGGCAACCGCGCGACGCTCGACTACTTCGGCGACCCGATCGTCATGACCACCGACGCGGCCGGCCGACTGCTCGCCGTCGACGGCACCGCGTCGACGAACAAGATCGTCGTCGAGCGCGTCGCGACGGTCGACGTTCCGACACTCGCGACCGCGTTCGCCGCGCGCGGCAACATGGGCCAGACGTCGCCGCGCGACACCGTGCGCGCCGCCGCGGCCGGCGCGCAGCTCTGGATCGACTACGGCCGCCCCTCGGTGCGCGGCCGCACGGTGTGGGGCGGGCTGCTCGTGCCGTACAACGCCGTGTGGCGCACCGGCGCGAACGCGGCGACGCAGCTCTCCACGTCGGCCGACCTCATGATCGGCGGCGCGACGGTGCCCGCGGGGAAGTACACGCTGTGGACGTATGCCGCGCCCGACGGCTACCAGCTCGTCGTCAACAAGCAGACGGGCCAGTGGGGCACCGAGTACAAGGCCGACCAGGACCTCGTCCGCATCCCGCTCACCGCCGCCCCGCTCGCGTCGCCCGTCGAGCAGTTCACGTTCGCGATCGACCCCACGCCTGACGGCGGCACGATCCGCATGCTGTGGGGGGACAAGCAGCTGTCGGTGCCGTTCGTGGTGAAGAAGTGA
- a CDS encoding GIY-YIG nuclease family protein, whose protein sequence is MSPSPRRSRPPQLRAPVASDDLRHVAYGPAPVAVRRQLRARVAAEAENRPGVYRMLGATGLVLYVGKSSRLRTRLLSYFQSARKRRRRDRQSRIVRMAHAIEWEYCHDEFAALLRELRLIKQHRPRFNIAMNVDEIRRGWLGLTSGPVPGLRLVLRSDDPEAAVLYGPFRRLSMLGDAMRALAEATGIRDCDLSTGGLAFADAPAKRRRGTARVVPVPTMTAAGGTLGEGGGAPLVPSPRSPGCLRYELGGCLGPCVGAPLAAAYAERVQEARDFLAGRTRRPIETLRGAMLAAAEAWHFERAGSLKTKLEALEWLAERLARFHAGADRLSFVHRARGHDGSERLYLVRRGTVRAERPAPTTSTEERELAALVQRVYEGPDPSGADIPTHDLEEFYLVASWFRKHPPQRVRVAGARAGS, encoded by the coding sequence ATGTCCCCCTCCCCCCGCCGCTCCCGCCCGCCGCAGCTCCGCGCGCCCGTCGCGTCCGACGACCTGCGACACGTCGCCTACGGCCCCGCGCCGGTCGCCGTCCGTCGCCAGCTGCGCGCGCGGGTCGCCGCCGAAGCGGAGAATCGGCCCGGCGTGTACCGGATGCTCGGCGCCACGGGGCTCGTGCTCTACGTCGGGAAGTCGAGCCGTCTGCGCACGCGGCTGCTGAGCTACTTCCAGAGTGCGCGCAAGCGGCGGCGCCGCGACCGGCAGTCGCGCATCGTCCGCATGGCGCACGCGATCGAGTGGGAGTACTGCCACGACGAGTTCGCGGCGCTCCTCCGCGAGCTGCGGCTCATCAAGCAGCACCGGCCGCGGTTCAACATCGCGATGAACGTGGACGAGATCCGCCGGGGGTGGCTCGGTCTGACGTCGGGCCCCGTGCCGGGGCTGCGGCTCGTGCTCCGCTCCGACGACCCCGAGGCCGCGGTGCTCTACGGCCCGTTCCGGCGGCTCTCGATGCTCGGCGACGCGATGCGCGCGCTGGCCGAGGCGACGGGCATCCGGGACTGCGACCTGTCGACCGGCGGGCTCGCGTTCGCGGACGCGCCGGCGAAGCGTCGGAGGGGTACGGCGCGCGTCGTTCCGGTACCGACGATGACCGCGGCGGGTGGAACCTTGGGCGAAGGGGGGGGAGCCCCCCTGGTACCTAGTCCCCGCTCGCCGGGATGTCTCCGCTACGAGCTCGGAGGCTGCCTGGGCCCCTGCGTCGGTGCGCCGCTGGCCGCGGCGTACGCGGAGCGCGTGCAGGAGGCGCGCGACTTCCTCGCCGGCCGCACCCGCCGCCCGATCGAGACGCTGCGCGGCGCCATGCTCGCCGCGGCGGAAGCGTGGCACTTCGAGCGCGCGGGCTCGCTGAAGACGAAGCTCGAGGCGCTGGAGTGGCTTGCCGAGCGGCTCGCGCGCTTCCACGCCGGCGCCGACCGGTTGTCGTTCGTGCACCGCGCGCGCGGTCACGACGGCTCCGAGCGGCTCTATCTCGTCCGGCGCGGCACCGTGCGCGCCGAGCGGCCGGCGCCGACGACGTCGACCGAGGAGCGCGAGCTCGCGGCGCTCGTGCAGCGGGTGTACGAGGGCCCCGATCCGAGCGGCGCGGACATCCCGACGCACGACCTCGAGGAGTTCTACCTCGTCGCGAGCTGGTTCCGGAAGCACCCGCCGCAGCGGGTGCGCGTGGCCGGCGCGCGCGCGGGATCGTAG
- a CDS encoding Uma2 family endonuclease — translation MAYPVRHDEPRDDEDERRSPRLMTMEEYWVFEHGSPIRHEFVAGEAFAMVGESKRHSRVAGNILARCLEASREGPCRAFMSGIKLRLRDRVYYPDVMVACGPELDDEYCEEAPCLLVEVLSRSTRRTDQREKLAAYTTIPSLGTYLLVEQRRRLVDHYRRDAAGHWQRDTLVDEGAIALSCPAITLTLDEIYEGVTLPPPDEALRVREEVPAQYR, via the coding sequence ATGGCCTACCCCGTCCGGCACGACGAGCCGCGCGACGACGAGGACGAGCGCCGCTCCCCACGTCTCATGACGATGGAGGAGTACTGGGTGTTCGAGCACGGGAGCCCGATCCGGCACGAGTTCGTGGCCGGTGAGGCGTTCGCGATGGTCGGCGAGTCGAAGCGTCACAGCCGGGTCGCCGGGAACATCCTCGCGCGCTGCCTGGAAGCGTCGCGAGAGGGGCCGTGCCGCGCGTTCATGAGCGGCATCAAGCTGCGGCTGCGCGACCGCGTCTACTATCCCGATGTCATGGTCGCCTGCGGACCGGAGCTGGACGACGAGTACTGCGAGGAGGCGCCCTGTCTGCTCGTCGAGGTGCTCTCCCGCTCCACGCGGCGCACCGATCAGCGCGAGAAGCTCGCGGCGTACACGACGATCCCCTCGTTAGGCACGTATCTCCTCGTCGAGCAGCGGCGCCGGCTCGTCGACCACTACCGCCGCGACGCGGCCGGGCACTGGCAGCGCGACACACTCGTCGACGAGGGCGCGATCGCGCTGTCGTGTCCCGCGATCACGCTGACGCTCGACGAGATCTACGAGGGCGTGACGCTGCCGCCGCCCGACGAGGCGCTGCGCGTCCGCGAAGAGGTGCCGGCCCAGTACCGTTAG
- a CDS encoding GGDEF domain-containing protein yields the protein MALASIGSVVSSMLALQLAQALLTAGVLWVFQRRFGYPVLAYWTYGWVAMAGQLVGVVGFGLLEGHAPPTGFALTAIAVFTLLCEYLRVAWLVLGAFAIAEHRDVPDRPERWIVYAAAGMAVVTAAPFATTPGATFGRFVARVGVMAVLTGVGQLAAGVDLWTRTLRRYRRGADPRWTTLHDPPALGQRLVAAAFVALGALALVALAEQLAAPPPIDVPPVVLPVAEAQLLLNFALGLGLVIWLLEGEQRRTLEAAHRAEHMAYHDALTGLPNRLLLMDRLKFLVAHAKRTRQPFAVFFLDVDHFKSINDTFGHAAGDRLLQQVGARLTAQLREADTVARLGGDEFVVLTPDLRSGTDVAAVGEKLLEAARAPVVLEDREVRVTVSIGVSLFPDDGEDADVLLRRSDSALYQAKESGRDAVRLA from the coding sequence ATGGCGCTCGCGTCGATCGGGTCGGTCGTCTCGTCCATGCTCGCCCTGCAGCTCGCGCAGGCCCTCCTCACGGCGGGCGTGCTGTGGGTATTCCAGCGCCGGTTCGGGTATCCGGTGCTCGCGTACTGGACGTACGGCTGGGTGGCGATGGCGGGCCAGCTCGTGGGCGTCGTGGGGTTCGGTCTCCTCGAGGGCCACGCCCCGCCGACCGGGTTCGCGCTCACCGCGATCGCCGTCTTCACGCTGCTTTGCGAGTACCTGCGGGTGGCGTGGCTCGTCCTCGGCGCGTTCGCGATCGCCGAGCACCGCGATGTGCCCGACCGGCCGGAGCGGTGGATCGTGTACGCCGCGGCGGGGATGGCCGTCGTCACCGCGGCGCCGTTCGCGACTACGCCGGGCGCCACGTTCGGGCGCTTCGTCGCTCGCGTCGGTGTGATGGCGGTGCTCACCGGCGTCGGACAGCTCGCCGCCGGCGTCGACCTGTGGACGCGCACGCTGCGCCGCTACCGCCGCGGCGCCGACCCGCGGTGGACGACCCTGCACGATCCGCCCGCGCTCGGCCAGCGGCTCGTCGCCGCGGCGTTCGTCGCGCTCGGCGCGCTGGCCCTCGTCGCCCTCGCCGAGCAGCTCGCGGCGCCGCCGCCCATCGACGTGCCGCCGGTGGTGCTGCCGGTGGCCGAGGCGCAGCTGCTGCTGAACTTCGCGCTCGGCTTGGGCCTCGTGATCTGGCTGCTCGAGGGCGAGCAGCGCCGCACGCTGGAGGCGGCGCACCGCGCCGAGCACATGGCGTATCACGACGCGCTCACCGGGCTGCCGAACCGGCTGCTGCTGATGGACCGGCTCAAGTTCCTCGTCGCCCACGCGAAGCGCACGCGCCAGCCGTTCGCCGTGTTCTTCCTCGACGTCGATCATTTCAAGTCGATCAACGACACGTTCGGCCACGCCGCGGGCGACCGGCTGCTGCAGCAGGTCGGCGCGCGCCTCACCGCGCAGCTGCGCGAGGCGGACACCGTCGCGCGGCTCGGCGGCGACGAGTTCGTGGTCCTCACGCCCGACCTGCGCAGCGGCACCGACGTCGCCGCGGTCGGCGAGAAGCTGCTGGAGGCGGCGCGCGCGCCGGTCGTGCTCGAGGACCGCGAAGTGCGCGTCACCGTGAGCATCGGCGTGAGCCTCTTCCCCGACGACGGCGAGGACGCCGACGTGCTGCTGCGGCGCTCGGACAGCGCGCTCTATCAGGCCAAGGAGTCGGGGCGCGACGCCGTGCGGCTCGCCTGA
- a CDS encoding cobalamin-binding protein yields the protein MRVVSLCPSLTELVFDLGRGDTLVGRTKFCVHPADAVAAVPSVGGTKNPKIDRVVALGPDLVLLNEEENRREDAEALRAAGVACHVSFPKTVPDTAVMVRSIAAALDARDAGERIAADIETRLARVRAERADRPSVRWAYLIWRNPWMTVGGDTFVSALLDAAGGENVFATRTPRYPEIEPAELAAADPALVLLASEPFPFDDRHVDELAAATALPRDRFRLVDGELLSWHGSRTARGIDYAAELLHAR from the coding sequence ATGCGCGTCGTCTCCCTCTGCCCCAGCCTCACGGAGCTCGTCTTCGACCTCGGCCGCGGCGACACGCTCGTCGGGCGCACGAAGTTCTGCGTGCACCCGGCGGACGCGGTCGCCGCGGTGCCGTCGGTGGGCGGCACGAAGAACCCCAAGATCGATCGCGTCGTCGCGCTCGGCCCCGACCTCGTGCTTCTGAACGAGGAGGAGAACCGCCGCGAGGACGCCGAGGCGCTGCGCGCCGCCGGCGTCGCGTGCCACGTGTCGTTTCCGAAGACCGTGCCGGACACCGCCGTGATGGTCCGCTCCATCGCCGCTGCGCTCGACGCGCGCGACGCCGGCGAGCGCATCGCCGCCGACATCGAGACGCGGCTCGCGCGCGTGCGCGCCGAGCGTGCCGACCGGCCCTCCGTGCGTTGGGCGTATCTCATCTGGCGGAATCCGTGGATGACGGTCGGCGGCGACACGTTCGTCAGCGCGCTGCTCGATGCGGCCGGCGGGGAGAACGTCTTCGCCACCCGCACGCCCCGCTACCCGGAGATCGAGCCCGCCGAGCTCGCGGCCGCGGACCCGGCGCTCGTGCTTCTCGCCTCGGAGCCGTTCCCGTTCGACGACCGGCACGTCGACGAGCTCGCGGCCGCCACCGCCCTCCCCCGCGACCGGTTCCGCCTCGTGGATGGGGAGCTGCTGTCGTGGCACGGGTCCCGGACCGCCCGCGGAATCGACTACGCCGCGGAACTGCTGCACGCTAGATGA
- a CDS encoding ferritin-like domain-containing protein: MRDAVAEERARRAAHSLPTHGRPHDRSVCMSVQSLPELLIHDLGDILFAERTILKALPKMIREVSGAEMRARLEQHYEETQQQVGNLELAFAALGERAQAQRCPGILGIIQEHDEFKSEEEPSKPIMEAFDLGAGLRVEHYEIAAYRSAIAIARNLGIPEVIDLLQRNLDQELAMASFIESNAAMALETARANAEAAAAKSASRGGAKKGGARKGGAKKGAVKRGAAKKGGASKRGGAKKATAKRGSTKRARR, encoded by the coding sequence GTGCGTGACGCCGTCGCCGAAGAACGTGCGCGTCGCGCGGCACACTCCCTGCCCACCCACGGGCGACCCCATGACCGGAGCGTTTGCATGTCCGTACAGAGCCTGCCGGAGCTGTTGATCCACGATCTCGGTGACATCCTGTTCGCCGAGCGCACCATTCTGAAGGCGCTGCCGAAGATGATCCGCGAGGTGTCCGGCGCCGAGATGCGCGCGCGCCTCGAGCAGCACTACGAGGAGACGCAGCAGCAGGTCGGCAACCTCGAGCTCGCGTTCGCGGCGTTAGGCGAGCGCGCGCAGGCGCAGCGGTGCCCCGGCATCCTCGGCATCATCCAGGAGCACGACGAGTTCAAGTCCGAGGAGGAGCCGTCGAAGCCGATCATGGAAGCGTTCGACCTCGGTGCCGGCCTGCGCGTCGAGCACTACGAGATCGCCGCCTACCGCTCGGCCATCGCCATCGCGCGCAACCTCGGCATCCCGGAGGTCATCGACCTGCTGCAGCGCAATCTCGACCAGGAGCTCGCGATGGCGTCGTTCATCGAGAGCAACGCCGCGATGGCGCTCGAGACCGCGCGCGCGAACGCCGAAGCGGCCGCCGCGAAAAGCGCCTCGCGCGGCGGCGCGAAGAAGGGCGGCGCGCGCAAGGGCGGCGCGAAGAAGGGCGCCGTCAAGCGCGGCGCGGCGAAGAAGGGCGGCGCGTCGAAGCGCGGCGGCGCGAAGAAGGCGACCGCGAAGAGGGGCAGCACCAAGCGCGCACGGCGATGA
- a CDS encoding long-chain fatty acid--CoA ligase: MRGLMMDDYQLTIDAIARRAETLFGRRAIVSRRCDRQVERSTYAEVLTRGRRLAAALHALGVRRGDRVATLCWNHRRHYEAYLAVPRMGAVLHTLNLRLHADELAYIVNHADDRVVIVDASLLPLWHRVAPQVRVQHVIVVQEDGPNGSPLPEGAHDYDTLLDAAPDSFAFPALDEHDAAAMCYTSGTTGRPKAVLYSHRALVLHTMAGAMGDGFGCRESDVILPVVPMFHANAWGFPYTAALTGASLVFPGPHLDPASLLELMVTERVTWAAGVPTIWLGLLAALDAAPGRYDLSALRGLIVGGAAPPPAMINGFAQRHGIDMCHGWGMTELSPVGSIAAVPHTLHDAPREAQLAYRAKQGRPIPFVEIRARGEDGLVPWDGSTLGELEVRGPWVAASYYESDEGASRFTDDGWFRTGDVVAIWPDGTIEVADRSKDLIKSGGEWISSVALENALMGHPAVAEAAVIAVPDPRWQERPLAAVVLKPGATATPDELRAHLAPQFASWWLPERFEFVDAIPRTSVGKFLKSALRERFADSAVPAAAHV, encoded by the coding sequence ATGCGCGGCCTGATGATGGACGACTACCAGCTGACGATCGACGCCATCGCGCGCCGCGCCGAGACGCTGTTCGGCCGGCGCGCGATCGTCAGTCGGCGGTGCGACCGGCAGGTGGAGCGGTCGACGTACGCCGAGGTGCTGACGCGCGGTCGGCGGCTCGCCGCCGCGCTCCATGCACTCGGCGTGCGACGCGGCGACCGCGTGGCGACGCTGTGCTGGAACCACCGCCGCCACTACGAGGCGTACCTCGCCGTGCCGCGCATGGGCGCCGTGCTGCACACGCTCAACCTGCGGCTGCACGCGGACGAGCTGGCGTACATCGTGAACCACGCCGACGACCGCGTGGTGATCGTGGACGCGTCGCTGCTGCCGCTGTGGCACCGCGTGGCGCCGCAGGTGCGCGTGCAGCACGTGATCGTCGTGCAGGAGGATGGGCCCAACGGCTCTCCGCTCCCGGAGGGCGCGCACGACTACGACACGCTGCTCGACGCGGCCCCGGATTCGTTCGCGTTCCCCGCGCTCGACGAGCACGACGCGGCGGCGATGTGCTACACGTCGGGGACGACGGGCCGGCCGAAGGCGGTGCTGTACTCGCATCGCGCGCTCGTGCTGCACACGATGGCGGGCGCGATGGGCGACGGCTTCGGGTGCCGCGAGTCGGACGTGATCCTGCCGGTGGTGCCGATGTTCCACGCGAACGCGTGGGGGTTCCCGTACACGGCGGCGCTGACGGGCGCGTCGCTCGTCTTCCCGGGCCCGCATCTCGATCCGGCGAGCCTGCTCGAGCTGATGGTGACCGAGCGGGTGACGTGGGCCGCGGGCGTGCCGACGATCTGGCTCGGCCTCCTCGCGGCGCTCGACGCGGCGCCGGGGCGCTACGACCTCTCGGCGCTGCGCGGTCTCATCGTGGGCGGCGCGGCGCCGCCGCCGGCGATGATCAACGGCTTCGCCCAGCGGCACGGCATCGACATGTGCCACGGCTGGGGGATGACCGAGCTGTCGCCGGTGGGGAGCATCGCCGCGGTGCCGCACACGCTGCACGACGCGCCGCGCGAGGCGCAGCTGGCCTACCGCGCGAAGCAGGGGCGCCCGATCCCGTTCGTCGAGATCCGCGCGCGCGGCGAGGACGGGCTCGTGCCGTGGGACGGCAGCACGTTAGGCGAGCTGGAGGTGCGCGGCCCGTGGGTCGCGGCGTCGTACTACGAGAGCGACGAGGGCGCGTCGCGCTTCACCGACGACGGCTGGTTCCGCACGGGCGACGTGGTCGCGATCTGGCCCGACGGCACGATCGAGGTCGCGGACCGGTCGAAGGATCTCATCAAGAGCGGCGGCGAGTGGATCAGCTCCGTCGCGCTCGAGAACGCGCTCATGGGGCATCCCGCGGTGGCGGAGGCGGCGGTGATCGCCGTACCCGACCCGCGGTGGCAGGAGCGCCCTCTCGCGGCCGTGGTGCTGAAGCCCGGCGCGACGGCGACACCCGACGAGCTGCGCGCGCATCTCGCGCCGCAGTTCGCGTCGTGGTGGCTGCCGGAGCGGTTCGAGTTCGTCGACGCGATCCCGCGCACGTCGGTCGGGAAGTTCCTGAAGTCCGCCCTGCGCGAACGGTTCGCCGATTCCGCCGTGCCGGCCGCCGCCCATGTCTGA
- a CDS encoding FKBP-type peptidyl-prolyl cis-trans isomerase yields MPAKRGDTVRVHYTGTLKDGTQFDSSRGREPLEFTLGGGHVIAGFDAAVTGMEVGETRTVTIPSSDAYGDRNDAMLLRIPRAQVPPNVSPHVGQQLQVGRGGEAVNVTVREVTPEHVVLDANHPLAGEDLTFALELVGCEPAA; encoded by the coding sequence ATGCCGGCGAAGCGCGGGGACACGGTGCGCGTGCACTACACGGGCACGCTGAAGGACGGCACGCAGTTCGACTCGTCGCGCGGCCGCGAGCCGCTCGAGTTCACGTTAGGCGGGGGGCACGTGATCGCCGGCTTCGACGCCGCGGTCACCGGGATGGAGGTGGGCGAGACGCGCACGGTGACGATCCCCTCGTCCGACGCGTACGGCGACCGGAACGACGCGATGCTGCTGCGCATCCCGCGCGCGCAGGTGCCGCCGAACGTGAGCCCGCACGTGGGCCAGCAGCTCCAGGTGGGACGCGGCGGCGAGGCGGTGAACGTCACGGTGCGCGAGGTGACCCCGGAGCACGTAGTGCTCGACGCGAACCACCCGCTGGCCGGGGAGGACCTCACGTTCGCGCTGGAGCTCGTCGGTTGCGAGCCGGCGGCGTGA
- a CDS encoding DUF3006 family protein: MSARGSDGERWVVTSLGPSVASVEVDGDAIEKVPRWLIPVDAHEGDVLAVERSRGPDRVSIVVKTDPAATREALAASEKQMRDAPVDKKGGDVKL, translated from the coding sequence GTGAGCGCGCGCGGGTCGGACGGGGAGCGGTGGGTCGTGACCTCGTTAGGCCCGTCGGTCGCGTCGGTCGAGGTCGACGGCGACGCGATCGAGAAGGTGCCGCGGTGGCTGATCCCGGTCGACGCGCACGAGGGGGACGTGCTCGCGGTGGAGCGGTCGCGCGGGCCGGACCGCGTGTCCATCGTCGTGAAGACCGACCCCGCAGCCACCCGCGAGGCGCTCGCCGCCTCGGAGAAGCAGATGCGCGACGCGCCGGTCGACAAGAAGGGCGGCGACGTGAAGCTGTGA